The proteins below are encoded in one region of Pacificitalea manganoxidans:
- a CDS encoding ribokinase has product MTIYNLGSINIDRVYALPHLPQPGETLASLSHSVGLGGKGANQSAAAARFGAEVRHLGAVGSDGGAIVDRMRGLGINVTGIRVVEAAHTGHAIINVDASGENSIVLDGGTNMMQSAEAIATALADATAADTLLLQNETDCQVDAARIGHEKGMRVVYSAAPFDAAAVEAVLPYVSMLVLNQVEAAQLAEATGLPIERVDVDSVVVTRGGDGAEWLMRGRDPMTAAAYTVPVVDTTGAGDCFIGTLAAALDAGLSEDLALRAALAAGALQVTRRGTADVMPDRAEVETFLNRPA; this is encoded by the coding sequence GTGACGATCTACAACCTCGGCTCGATCAATATCGACCGCGTCTATGCGCTGCCGCATCTGCCGCAGCCTGGTGAAACGCTGGCCTCGCTGTCGCACAGCGTCGGGCTGGGCGGCAAAGGGGCAAACCAATCCGCCGCAGCCGCCCGCTTTGGCGCCGAGGTCCGGCATCTGGGCGCGGTGGGCAGCGATGGCGGCGCGATCGTCGACCGGATGCGCGGCTTGGGCATCAACGTCACCGGCATCCGCGTGGTCGAAGCCGCGCATACCGGACACGCGATCATCAATGTCGATGCGTCGGGTGAAAACTCCATCGTTCTCGACGGTGGCACCAACATGATGCAAAGCGCCGAAGCCATCGCCACCGCGCTGGCCGACGCGACCGCCGCGGACACGCTGCTGCTGCAAAACGAAACCGACTGTCAGGTCGACGCCGCGCGGATCGGTCATGAGAAAGGCATGCGGGTCGTCTATTCCGCCGCGCCCTTCGACGCCGCCGCGGTTGAGGCCGTGTTGCCCTATGTCTCGATGCTGGTGCTCAATCAGGTCGAAGCCGCGCAACTGGCGGAGGCCACCGGCCTGCCGATCGAGCGGGTCGATGTAGATAGTGTCGTCGTCACCCGTGGCGGGGATGGGGCGGAATGGCTGATGCGCGGTCGCGACCCGATGACCGCTGCGGCCTATACCGTGCCTGTCGTCGATACGACCGGGGCGGGCGACTGTTTCATCGGCACGCTTGCCGCCGCGCTCGATGCCGGGCTGTCCGAGGATCTGGCCCTGCGCGCCGCGCTGGCCGCCGGTGCACTACAGGTGACACGCCGGGGCACGGCGGATGTGATGCCGGACCGGGCGGAGGTGGAGACTTTCCTCAACCGGCCTGCGTAA